Proteins from one Aythya fuligula isolate bAytFul2 chromosome 11, bAytFul2.pri, whole genome shotgun sequence genomic window:
- the GRAMD2A gene encoding GRAM domain-containing protein 2A produces MHEKAAPPRSPEPMPGRHQLQAARGHRSLESLDAGVALSRSLEALKDEDIKKCPREAAASKYNSQYHKLFKDIPTEESVLKVCSCALQRDILIQGRLYISPNWLCFYANLFGKDIKVVIPVVSVQLIKKHKTARLLPNGLAITTTASRKYIFVSLISRDSVYDVLRRVCTHLQVSSKKSLSLKEFTEEPDAVSLEVIVPEGKWRKVSPASLSLSLPDTDYQCIHRASVSSLSAKESFTSEEPLASESAINTEEELEVEQSCVAELRPSDYQLLKIFIVLICLLVVSSSYLAFRIFRLEQQLCSLNRDYLSRGHRR; encoded by the exons ATGCACGAGAAGGCGGCGCCCCCGCGGAGCCCCGAGCCCATGCCCGGCCgccaccagctgcaggcagcgcGCGGCCACCGCAGCCTGGAGTCCCTGGACG CCGGTGTCGCCTTGTCGCGCAGCCTCGAGGCCCTGAAGGACGAGGACATCAAGAAATGCCCCCGGGAAGCG GCCGCCAGCAAGTACAACTCGCAGTACCACAAGCTGTTCAAGGACATCCCGACAGAGGAGAGCGTGCTGAAAG TTTGCTCCTGTGCACTCCAGAGGGACATCCTCATCCAGGGACGGCTTTACATCTCCCCCAACTGGCTCTGCTTCTACGCGAACCTTTTCGGGAAGGACATCAAG GTCGTCATCCCGGTGGTCTCCGTCCAGCTCATCAAAAAGCACAAGACGGCGCGGCTGCTGCCCAACGGCCTGGCCATCACCACCACCGCCAGCAGGAAG tacaTCTTCGTGTCGCTGATCTCCCGCGACAGCGTGTACGATGTCCTGCGGAGAGTCTGCACGCACCTGCAG GTTTCGAGTAAGAAGAGCTTGAGCTTGAAGGAGTTCACGGAGGAGCCTGATGCCGTGTCCCTG GAAGTGATCGTCCCCGAGGGCAAGTGGAGGAAGGTGTCGCCTGCCTCgctctccctgtccctgccGGACACCGACTACCAGTGCATCCACCGGGCCTCCGTCAGCAGCCTCAGCGCCAAGGAGAGCTTCACCTCCGAGGAGCCCCTGGCCTCAG AAAGTGCAATAAACAcggaggaggagctggaggtggaGCAGAGCTGCGTGGCGGAGCTGAGACCCTCCGACTACCAGCTCCTGAAGATCTTCATCGTGCT GATCTGCCTCCTGGTCGTGTCCTCCTCCTACCTGGCGTTCCGCATCTTCcgcctggagcagcagctctgctccctgaaCCGGGACTACCTCTCCCGCGGGCACAGGAG GTGA
- the SENP8 gene encoding sentrin-specific protease 8 yields the protein MDPVVLSYMDSLLRQSDLALLEPPNWLNDHIIGFAFEYFASDQFQEFSDQVCFISPEVAQFIKCALSQEEIAIFLQPLDLLHKKLVFLPINDNSNQAAGGTHWSLLVYFRDKKCFAHYDSHSKCNSVHAKQVAGKLEAFLGKKGGKVTFVEEKAPAQQNSYDCGMYVICNAEALCQGYFRGHQESLLQLLTPSYITQKRADWKALITKLAQK from the coding sequence ATGGACCCTGTTGTTCTCAGCTACATGGACAGCTTGCTGCGGCAGTCAGACCTTGCCTTGCTGGAGCCCCCGAACTGGCTTAACGATCACATCATTGGCTTTGCCTTCGAGTACTTTGCCAGCGACCAGTTCCAAGAATTTAGCGATCAGGTTTGCTTTATCAGCCCCGAAGTGGCTCAGTTCATCAAATGTGCCCTTAGCCAGGAAGAAATAGCCATATTCCTTCAACCGCTAGACCTTCTCCACAAGAAGCTGGTGTTCTTGCCCATCAATGACAACTCCAaccaggctgctgggggcacGCACTGGAGCCTACTGGTTTACTTCAGGGACAAAAAGTGCTTCGCCCACTATGATTCCCACAGTAAGTGCAACTCCGTCCACGCCAAGCAGGTGGCGGGGAAGCTGGAGGCCTTTTTGGGCAAAAAAGGGGGCAAAGTGACCTTCGTGGAGGAGAAGGCACCAGCCCAGCAGAACAGCTATGACTGTGGGATGTATGTGATCTGTAACGCTGAGGCTCTGTGCCAGGGATACTTCAGGGGCCACCAGGAGTctttgctgcagctcctcacccCCTCCTACATCACGCAGAAAAGAGCAGACTGGAAAGCCCTCATCACCAAGCTCGCCCAGAAGTGA